The Horticoccus luteus DNA window AACCAGCCGAGGCGCGTCCAATGCTCAAACCACTCGCGGATCAAGGCGGCTTGTTCTTCGGCGCACGTCCGGGAAGAACGAAAGGCCGCGCCGCAGGCGTCAGCAAGCGGCTGACCTCTTGCCAGCGCGCGCAAGAGGCGGAATTCGGAGGGAGCAAGGCGCCGGAAATATATTTGATTTTGAAACCGGTGCACGGCGAGGAACGTGGTCGCGGCGCGGAGCCGCGGACCGGCGAGGCCCTTGGCGGTGCGGCGGCCGGGACGCACTGTCTGGCTCGCCGCAGTGCGCAAAGCCGAGTCGTGCTGCTTCAAGGCGAGCAAGTAATCGTCGACCGCGAAGGACAGACGGAGCAGGGTGAGACACGGTTGCAGGGCGAGGCGGAGCGTGAGAGGATCCGCAGTGCGCATTCGCCGAACCGAAACGGGCGCGCGCGCGGCGGCATCGAAGGCGACGATCTGCGCCCACTCGAACGCTGCAAGATTGCGCGCTGCGGCCGTATGCGGTGCCGTGTGGCGTGGTTGCGCCGCGATGAAGCGTGGCAGGTGACGGCCGAGATCGCGCAGAGTGAACGAACGAGAGGGATGGGTTGCGATGTAGGCTCGGGCGAGACGCAGAAATCGCGCTTCACCCAAATGCATCCTCAGCCCGGGAAAGTCTTCGCCGAGGGAATCGAGCAGGCGAAACCAATACATGCGGTTGTAGATTTCGATGCGATCGAGCGCCGACAAGCGGCCCGTGTCGCGCGCAAAGGTTTTTACCACGGCGTGCGTGGCGCGTCCATCAACCCAGCGGCGTTGCGCGCGATCCTGCGCCGAGAGCGGGCGACTGACGGCGGCAAACATCACGCGCTGCAACGAATGCAAGTCATGCAGTGACTGAATCCGGCCGGGGGCCGCCGCAGGCAAGGGGCGCACACTTCGAGGCATGATCAGGAGCGCGCGATCGCAGTCGCCGGGGCGGTGACGGACGAGAGAAAGCGATCAGCCTTCAGTGCTTCCGCATGCACTTCTTCGAACGAGGGAATGCGATCATCCCATTCGAGCAACGTGGCCGTAGCGCCGCAGCGCCGGACGGCGCGGTCGTAAAGTTTCCACACGGGATCGATCACCGGATGGTCGTGCGTATCGAGGACGTAGCGCTCGAATTTGGTGTGGCCGGCGATGTGAATCTGCGCGACCCGTTCGGCCGGCACCGCATCGATGTAGGTGCGCGGATCGAAGTCGTGGTTGCGGGAAGAGACGTAAATGTTGTTCACGTCCAGCAGCACGCCGCAATCGGCCTGGTCGACGACTTCGTTGAGAAACTCCCACTCGGTCATTTCCGAGGCCGTGAATTCGGTGTAGCTGCTGACGTTCTCCACGCAGATCGGCACTTCGAGAAAATCCTGCGCCTCGCGAATCTTCGCGGCGGCGTGCTGGGCGGCGATTCGGGTGTAGGGAATCGGGAGCAAATCGTGCGTGTAGGTGCCGTCGATGCTGCCCCAACAAAGGTGGTCGCTTAGCCAAGGCGTTTTTGTCCGGCGGACCAGCGCTTTCAACCGGCGGAGATGGTCGCGGTTCAGACGATCGGCCGAGCCGAAATAGAGCGACACGCCGTGCTGCACGACACGGTATTGCTCCAGAATCTGATCGAGCACTTCCAAGGGCCGACCTCCGTCGACAAGGTAGTTTTCAGAGATGATCTCAAACCAATCGACCGTCGGCTTCTGCCGCAGGATGTGCTGGTAGTGCGGCACGCGCAGTCCGATGCCGATGCCGTAGTCAGTGAAGTTGTTGAAGCGATTCGCAGGCATGGGCGGACAACGCGGCGGGCTGGCACGAGCGGCGCGATCAGTGCGACCGCGCCGCTCGGAGGCGAGAGACGAGGCTCAGCCTTGTTTGGCGGGCGCGTCTTTGCCTTTGCAGGAGTCTTTCGCTTTGCAGGATTCCTTGGCCTTGCAGGACTCTTTCGCTTTGCAGGAGGCCTTGTCTTTACCGTCCTTGGCAGCGTCGGCCTTGGCCGGATCCGCTTTCGCAGAGCAGCCATCCTTGCCGTTGCAGGACATTTTGTCGCTGGCGTGCTCGGCCGTGGCCGGCTGGCCGGGAGCCGCTTCGGCGGAAAAGGCGCGTGGGGTCGAAGCGCCGGCGTAAATGCCCGCAAGGGCGGCGACGGCGAGGAGAGTTTTGGCGTGGTTCGTCATATAGTCGAGAACGGGAACTGAAGAGCGTCGGTCGCCGCCGCCCAGGAGGGCAGCGAGGAAGCGCCGACGGGATAGGAGAACGCATAAATGCTTCTATTCCCACAATTTTTGACCGCCGCGTCGTCGTGGCTGGGGTGGGCTGTCAAAATTTCATTTGGTCAACGCGCCGGGTGCGCGTTTTATTACGCCGCATGGCAGACTCCGAACTTCACTCCCGCATTGCGCAGGGCCGGCGGGCAGTGCTCGCCCAAACCGACCTCTTACACGAAGGGTTTGGGCGGGTGGCCAGCCAGTGGAAAACAGATGGGACGCGCGTGACCGCGGTGGATCTGGCGATCTCCGAAAACATCATGCGCGCGGTGCAGGCGGAGTTTGATGATGATTTTTTCAGCGAGGAGCTGACGCTGGCGAGTGGACCGGTGCCGCTGACCAAACGTTTCGCGTGGGTGCTCGATCCGATCGATGGCACCAATAATTTCGTGACCGGGCTCGCGCATTGCGCCATTTCGCTGGCGCTGCTCGACGCCGGCGAACCGGTTTATGGATTCGTTTATGACTTATCGCGCCGCACGTTGATCGAGGGCGGACCGGGTTTCGGAGTTTCGGATGGCGAGCGGCGGACGGAAGTGGTGCAGACGGTCCCCGACCCGCAGAGCTTGATCGGATTTCACAGCCCATATGACCGGAACTTCGCGCGACATGCAGCGGTGCTGGCGGAGAACTTCAAGATTCGCGCACTCGGCAGCAGCACCTTGCACCTGGCCTACGTGGCGACGGGCGCACTCGCCGGCGTGGTGGACCACAACGTGAAGATATGGGATATCGCGGCAGCGGTGGCGTTGTTGCGAGGCGCGGGTGGAGAAATTGCGTTTCTCAACGGCGAACAACTTCCGCTGCGCCACTTCGATTTGCACATGGGCCGCATCTTCTACGTTGCGGGCAACGCGGCGATGACGACGCGGCTGCGACAACTGATGGCGTGCGGATCGCAGGACGTTGGTCAGACCTGATACGTTTGCAGGGGCACGGGATCGAGCACCCGCGCGTTGGGCATCAGAGTGGCGAGTTGCTCGGCGAACCACGCGCGGGCAGGCGGATCGCCATGAGTGAGGACGACGCTGCGCGCACCCGTCTGGACCGCGAACTCGACGAGCTGCTCGCGATCCGCATGTCCGGAGAGTTCGAAGCGCTCGATGCGGGCCTTCACCTTCGCTTTAACGTGCACCGTCTCGAAAAGAAACGTGTCTCCGGGCTTGGCGAGCTGGAGCTGGCCGCCGGGGGTGTCGGGATCGCAGTAGCCGACGAAGCCAATCGTGTTGCGCGCGTGACCGACCATGCCGGAGGCCAGGGTGTAGCTGGGCGTGCGCTCCACGAGCATGCCCGAGCTGATGATGTAGAGCGCGTTTTGCTGGGGATCTTCGCCGGCGTTCAACTTGCGCGGCGTGGGCTTGATTTTGAGCTCTTTTATGATGCCCCGGTTGAACTGCACGTGCTTGGTCTTGCGGCTGATTTCGTCGAAGTAGTCGGCCAAGTCCATCCCGAGTCCGGACGCGTAAATCGGACATTCGATGAGCCGGCCGAACTTTCGCGCGTCGTAGATGATCGTGAGAATTTCCTGCATGCGGCCGAGCGCGAAGACGGGGATCACGAACGATCCGCCGCGTTGAATGGTGTCGTTGATGCTTTTCACGAGGCGGTCCAGCTCCGCGCTGCGGCTTTTGTCGGCCGGGCGCTCAGTGGTGCCGCGGGTCGTCTCGGTGACGAGGGTGTCAAAATGCCCAGCGGGAAACTCCGCACCTTTCAAGGTGCGTTGGTCATCGAAGAGAACGTCGCCGGTAAAGAAGATGGCGCGATGTTTGTGGCGAAGTTCGACGCCGGCGGCACCGGCGACATGCCCGGCGCGATGAAGAATGATTTCGATTTCATCTTTCGCCGTGTGAAACTTCTTGGCGTGCCCGAACGGCAACCCGACAAAGCGCTTCGCGCACCGGTCGATTTCCTCGTGCGTGAAGAGCGGATAGTCGGGAATGTTTTCATCTTCGCGCTGACGCAGCATCACGCTGGCCGAATTATGCAGCATGCGTTCGATGATGATCCGGCTCGAGGTGGTCATGAGCACCGGCGTATCCGGGTGCTCTCGCATCACGACGGGCAGACTGCCGATGTGATCGAGATGGCAGTGCGTGATGATGATCAAATCCAGAGTGACGCCTCGGAGCGGTGCCAAATCCGGCGAGGCAAGACGCCCGACTTTTTTCGGATTGAGTCCGGAATCGATCAGGATGTTGAGGTCGCCAATTTGGACGAAGAGGGAATTGGCGCCAATGCCGCCGTCACGGTTCAAGTCAGTAAGCTTCATGTGCTGCCGCGAAGAGAGCGGCAAACCGCCACGAGAACCAGTTCGATTTTCAGGCGTCGTGCGGAATCACGAGGTCAAACGGGGGCAGCACCACGTGGACGCGCCGGTTCATTTCATCGACGCCGTGAAAGCTGCCGAAGGCGCGCGCGGCACATCCGGTGACGTGGTAGCTGTTGTAGGAGAATTGCTCGCCCGGGGGCAGGCGCGGCGTTTCGCCGACGATGCGATCTCCCTCAATCACAAGGCGCGTGCCGTCGCTTTGTTCGATAATCCACTTGCGGCCCAGCAGTGTCACGGTGCGGGGTGAGCGATTTTGAATCGTGATGAAGTAGACGAACGCGTGCGGCTTGTCGGCGGGCAGACTCGCGCCGCCGTGATGGTAGCAAAGTTTGTCCAGATGGGCGGTAAGCCCGGGCACGTGTTCAGAGCTGCAAGACACGCTGGATACCAGAACTCAGAAACGCGGGCGAGCAAGTGGCGAGCGGTGATGCGGGATGAAAGACAAAGGACTTGCTGCGCATGGCGGTCGCGCGCAAAACCCAGCACCTATGGCGAAATTCGCTCTCCTTTCCGTTAGCGACAAGAGTGGCCTGGCGGCTTTTGCGACGAAGCTGGTGCGGCAGTATGGCTACACGCTGCTTTCAACCGGCGGGACGGCGCGGCTGCTGGCCGATGCGGGCCTGCCCGTGACCGAGGTGAGTCAGCACACCGGGTTTCCCGAAATCATGGAAGGCCGGGTGAAGACATTGCACCCGAAAATCCACGGCGGCCTCCTCTGCCGGCGCGACAAACCAGCCCATCTCGCGGAAGCGAAGGCGAACGCGATCGACCTGATCGATCTGGTCGTGGTGAATCTTTATCCGTTCGAACAAACAGTCGCGCAACCGCACGTGGAATTTGAGGAAGCGATCGAAAATATCGATATCGGCGGGCCCTCCATGCTGCGCAGCGCCGCGAAGAATCACGCGAGCGTGACGGTGGTGTGCGATCCGGCCGACTACGCGCCCGTGCTCGCCGCCCTGTCCGGCGGCGACAAGGCGCTGGCGGAACTGCGGTCACGGCTGGCCTTGAAAGTTTTTCAACGCACGGCGAGCTACGATGCGGCCATTGCGCGCTACCTGGAAGGGCAGGCGGCCGGACCGGATCTGGAAGCGCTCAGCGGATTCCCCGCCACGCTCGCACCGTCGTGGAAGAAAGCGCAGGCGTTACGCTACGGCGAAAATCCGCATCAGAAGGCGGCGCTTTACGGCACGTTTCACGACCACTACCGGCAGCTCCAAGGCAAGGAGCTGAGTTACAATAATATTCTGGATATTACCGCCGCCACCTACCTGATCGGCGAGTTCGAACGGCCGACCGTGGCGATTTTGAAGCACACCAATCCGTGCGGTGTGGCGAGCGCCGAGACGCTGATGGAAGCGTGGGAAAAGGCCTACGCGACAGATCGCCAGGCGCCGTTTGGCGGGATCATTATCGTGAATCAGACGCTCGACGGCGCGCTGGCGCAGACGATCGCGGAAATTTTTACCGAAGTGATCATCGCCCCGCGTTTCAGTGACGAAGCGCTCGCGATTTTCGGACGAAAGAAGAATTTGCGATTGATGATCGCGCAGGAAGGCATCGGCCCGGATTCGTTGCAGGAAATGCGTTCGGTGATCGGCGGGGTTTTGGTCCAAGACCGCGATCGCACGCTCGGACAGGTGCGCGAGTTTCGGGTTGTGACCAAACGACAGCCCACCGCCGAAGAATGGTCGGCGATGCTCTTCGGCTGGAAGGTCTGCAAGCACGTCAAATCGAACGCCATCGTCTACTGCCGGGGCGAGCAAACGCTCGGCGTCGGCGCCGGGCAGATGGCGCGCGTCGACAGTTCGCGCATCGCCGTATGGAAAGCGGGCGAAGCCGGTCTTGATTTGACGGGCTCGGTCGTGGTGAGTGAGGCGTTGTTTCCCTTTGCCGATGGATTGATCGCCGCGGCCGCTGCGGGCGCCACGGCGGCGATTCAGCCCGGCGGCTCGGTGCGCGACGAAGAGGTGATCAAGGCGGCCGACGAGCGCGGGATGACGATGGTGTTCACCGGCATCCGCCATTTCAAACATTGACGAACCTGCTGGGCCGAGCGCGGTCGGTGCGAATAATACAAAGCTTATGAAACGATTCCTTCCCCTCCTCGCCGCGGCGCTATTCGCCCTTGCCGGCTGCTACACGAACCCAGTCACGGGCCGGCAGTCGCTGGTTTTAGTGCAGCCGAGCCAGGAGCTCGCGCTCGGCGCGCAGTCGTTCCAAGCGATCCGCCAGCAGGAAAAAGTTTCGACGGATGCGAAAATGAACGAGCGCGTGAAACGTGTTGGCGAACGCATCGCCGCGGCGGTCGGCAGCGAGATGCCCAATGCGCAATGGGAGTTTGTCGTTTTCGATTCTCCCGAGGTGAACGCGTTCGCCTTGCCGGGTGGAAAAGTGGGGGTTTACAGCGGGCTGCTCAAACTCGCGACCACCGACGACGAACTCGCCATCGTCATGGGGCATGAGATCGGGCATGTGGTGGCGCGACATGGCGCCGAGCGGATGTCGGAGCAGATGGTCATCGACGGGCTTGGCGCCTTGGGCGACGCCTACGCGCAGAATCATTACAGCCCGCAAACGGTGCAGCTCTTCGAGACCGCTTATGGCGGGGCGACCACCGTCGGGCGGGTGCTGCCGCATTCGCGCGCGAACGAGAGTGAAGCGGATCACATGGGAGTGGTGTTCGCGGCGCAGGCCGGCTACGATCCACGTGCGGCGATCACGTTTTGGAAGAAGATGAGCGAACTCAAGACGACCAAGCCGGGCCTGCTGGACAAATTTCTGTCGACGCATCCAGCCGACGCGCAGCGCATCGCCGATCTCCAGGCGCTGATGCCGCAAGTCGTGCCGATCTACGAAGCGAAGCGCAAAAACACCTGAGCGACGGCGCTTTTCCGGTTGGCGCGGACGGGTTAAGCGGGCACCGTGGGGCATGTTTGACCCCATTGAAAAGCTGAAGGAATTCATCCGCCACCAAAGCATTTCCGCCGATTCGACGGCCAAGGCGGGAATGCAGGGCGCGCAGCAGTTTGTCGCCGATCTGCTGAAATCATTCGGCTTCGCGGTCGAATCCGTGACGACGGCGCTGCACCCAATCATTTTCGCGCAACGAGGCGGCGACCCGTCGTGGCCCCACGTGGTGATTTACGGGCATTACGACGTGCAGCCGGCGGACCCGCTGGCGTTATGGAAAACCCCGGCGTTTGAGCCGACGATCATCGGCAATCGGATCTACGGCCGCGGCGCGGCTGACAACAAAGGACCGTTGATGACGAACATCGCGGCGGTCGCCCAGTTGCTGGAACAGCACCCCAATCTGCCTCTACGGATAACGTTTCTCATCGAAGGCGAAGAGGAGATGGGCAGTCCGAGCTTCCCGAAATTTCTCGAAACGTATGCGGACAAGCTGCGCGAAGCGGACTTTGTTTTTCTGTCGGACACCGCGTTGCCGAACGAGCAGCAGGTCGTGATCACCGCGGGGCTGCGCGGGCTTGCGCTCTTCGATGTGCATCTGACCGGCGCAAAAGGCGACCTGCACTCCGGATTGCACGGCGGCGTCTTGCGCAATCCGATCCAGGCTCTCGCGGAAATTCTCGCGACTTTGCACACGCCGGAAGGCCGCGTGAACGTGCCGGGGTTTTATGATGACGTGCTCGACGTGGAGCCGTGGGAGCGAGACGAGCTGAAAAAACTTGGCGCCGACGAAAAGGCTTACGCGGATTTTCTCGGCATCGACACCTTTTACACCACGCCCGGCTTCTCTCCGTTCGAATCGGTGCGCTTTCAACCAACACTCGAGTTTAACGGCATCGGTGGTGGCTACCAAGGAGAGGGGACGAAAACGGTGATTCCCAGCAAGGCGTTCGCCAAAATCAGCTGCCGGCTCGTCCCGAATCAGGAGCCGGATAAAATCAAGAAGCTCGTGATGGACGCGATTCGCGCCCGCACGCCGAAAGGGATCAAGCTGGAGTTCGTCGACCAGCATAAAGGGGACCCTTACGTAGTCGTGCCGCCTGGACGTTCGAATACGCCGGTCGACCAATCGCCGGTGCTCGCGAAAGCCTTCCGTGCAACCGACGCCGCGGTGACGACAGTGTGGGGGCGCCCGCCGCTTTATTTGCGCGAGGGAGGGAGTGTGCCGATCATCGCAGACATCAAGCACACGACGGGGCTCGATTCGGTGATGTTCGGGCTTTTTCTCCCGGAAGATAATCTCCATGCGCCGAACGAGAGCTTCAATCTCGACGTGATGCGCAAAGGCATTGAGACCACGCGAAGGATTCTAGCGTCGGTAGCCGGTGTGACGGCTTAGTCGCCGACATTGCCAACCGGCCGTGCGACGCGCCCGGCCGGGCGGCAACGCGGCGAAGCTCGCCACGGTTTACACATCGGAGGCGGCGACGGGGCGGTGGGTGGGCACGAAAAAGCCCCGGCGGAAGAGCCGGGGCTTTTTTCAAAACGAATCGTGCACCTTACTTTTGCAGGATGACGAGTTCGACGCGGCGGTCTTTTGCCATCGTGCCTTCGTCGGCATTCTTCGCGGCGTCCTCACTGCCTTTGGACAGGGTTTCCAAGCGTTTTTCATCGACGCCGAGGGTCACGAGGTATTTCCGCGCGGCGGCGGCACGGCGATCGCCGAGCCCAAGATTATATTCGGCCGTGCCGCGCCAATCGCAGTGACCTTCGAGGAGCAGGCGTTGATCGGGATGATCCTTCAAATAGTCGGCGGCGGCTTGAAGCTTGGGGCGCTCGGCAGGGGCGATGGCAGATTTGTCGAGGGAGAAATAAACCGATTCCAGTTTGCCGCGAAGCTGGCCTTTAAGATCGAAGCCAGGTTCACGGGCTTCCAACTGCGAGCCGACGTCGCTGGTGGTGGCGACATCCATGGGATTGATGGAGCCACCGGCCGATTGCCCCAAAACGGTGGAACTCGGATCAGGCCGCTTCGGTTTCTTGGCGCAGCCAGCCAGCCCAACTGCCAGGCCGGCGATCACGAGAATCAGTTTCTTCGAGGCGATATTCATGAAAAAAATTATTCGAGGCAGCTTATTGGTTAAACGTTCCGGACCGGCAAGGATTTATTGGTCGCGCCACTCAGAGGGACTGCCGCGGCTCGATCATGCCGATTTCGAGGGCATAGCGAGTGAGGCTGGCGACGTCGTGCAGGTCGAGTTTGCGCATTAAATTGGTCCGGTGATTGTCCACCGTTTTCGCGCTGATGTTCAGTTTTGCCGCAATTTCCTTCGTGCTGTGACTTTCGGCCACGAGTTTCAGGACCTCCCGCTCGCGATCAGTGAGCGCTGCGGCCGAATTGCGGGTGGGATTGGCGACGGCGGAGCGCAACAAGGCGGCGACCGCCGGCCCGAAATAGGTGCCACCTTGGGAAACGGTTTCCAAACCCTTCTTGAATTCGAACAGCCCAGCGGTTTTCTCGACAAAACCGTGAGCGCCCGCTTCGAGCATATCCCGCACGAGAACGGGATTTTCGTGACCAGAAAAAACCAGCACCCGCATGTCGGGAAGTTTTTTGGCAATCCGGCGGAGC harbors:
- a CDS encoding DNA-binding domain-containing protein; the encoded protein is MRPLPAAAPGRIQSLHDLHSLQRVMFAAVSRPLSAQDRAQRRWVDGRATHAVVKTFARDTGRLSALDRIEIYNRMYWFRLLDSLGEDFPGLRMHLGEARFLRLARAYIATHPSRSFTLRDLGRHLPRFIAAQPRHTAPHTAAARNLAAFEWAQIVAFDAAARAPVSVRRMRTADPLTLRLALQPCLTLLRLSFAVDDYLLALKQHDSALRTAASQTVRPGRRTAKGLAGPRLRAATTFLAVHRFQNQIYFRRLAPSEFRLLRALARGQPLADACGAAFRSSRTCAEEQAALIREWFEHWTRLGWLCARE
- a CDS encoding DUF692 domain-containing protein encodes the protein MPANRFNNFTDYGIGIGLRVPHYQHILRQKPTVDWFEIISENYLVDGGRPLEVLDQILEQYRVVQHGVSLYFGSADRLNRDHLRRLKALVRRTKTPWLSDHLCWGSIDGTYTHDLLPIPYTRIAAQHAAAKIREAQDFLEVPICVENVSSYTEFTASEMTEWEFLNEVVDQADCGVLLDVNNIYVSSRNHDFDPRTYIDAVPAERVAQIHIAGHTKFERYVLDTHDHPVIDPVWKLYDRAVRRCGATATLLEWDDRIPSFEEVHAEALKADRFLSSVTAPATAIARS
- a CDS encoding inositol monophosphatase family protein — its product is MADSELHSRIAQGRRAVLAQTDLLHEGFGRVASQWKTDGTRVTAVDLAISENIMRAVQAEFDDDFFSEELTLASGPVPLTKRFAWVLDPIDGTNNFVTGLAHCAISLALLDAGEPVYGFVYDLSRRTLIEGGPGFGVSDGERRTEVVQTVPDPQSLIGFHSPYDRNFARHAAVLAENFKIRALGSSTLHLAYVATGALAGVVDHNVKIWDIAAAVALLRGAGGEIAFLNGEQLPLRHFDLHMGRIFYVAGNAAMTTRLRQLMACGSQDVGQT
- a CDS encoding MBL fold metallo-hydrolase, which translates into the protein MKLTDLNRDGGIGANSLFVQIGDLNILIDSGLNPKKVGRLASPDLAPLRGVTLDLIIITHCHLDHIGSLPVVMREHPDTPVLMTTSSRIIIERMLHNSASVMLRQREDENIPDYPLFTHEEIDRCAKRFVGLPFGHAKKFHTAKDEIEIILHRAGHVAGAAGVELRHKHRAIFFTGDVLFDDQRTLKGAEFPAGHFDTLVTETTRGTTERPADKSRSAELDRLVKSINDTIQRGGSFVIPVFALGRMQEILTIIYDARKFGRLIECPIYASGLGMDLADYFDEISRKTKHVQFNRGIIKELKIKPTPRKLNAGEDPQQNALYIISSGMLVERTPSYTLASGMVGHARNTIGFVGYCDPDTPGGQLQLAKPGDTFLFETVHVKAKVKARIERFELSGHADREQLVEFAVQTGARSVVLTHGDPPARAWFAEQLATLMPNARVLDPVPLQTYQV
- a CDS encoding Co(2+)/Mg(2+) efflux protein ApaG; translated protein: MSCSSEHVPGLTAHLDKLCYHHGGASLPADKPHAFVYFITIQNRSPRTVTLLGRKWIIEQSDGTRLVIEGDRIVGETPRLPPGEQFSYNSYHVTGCAARAFGSFHGVDEMNRRVHVVLPPFDLVIPHDA
- the purH gene encoding bifunctional phosphoribosylaminoimidazolecarboxamide formyltransferase/IMP cyclohydrolase, which translates into the protein MAKFALLSVSDKSGLAAFATKLVRQYGYTLLSTGGTARLLADAGLPVTEVSQHTGFPEIMEGRVKTLHPKIHGGLLCRRDKPAHLAEAKANAIDLIDLVVVNLYPFEQTVAQPHVEFEEAIENIDIGGPSMLRSAAKNHASVTVVCDPADYAPVLAALSGGDKALAELRSRLALKVFQRTASYDAAIARYLEGQAAGPDLEALSGFPATLAPSWKKAQALRYGENPHQKAALYGTFHDHYRQLQGKELSYNNILDITAATYLIGEFERPTVAILKHTNPCGVASAETLMEAWEKAYATDRQAPFGGIIIVNQTLDGALAQTIAEIFTEVIIAPRFSDEALAIFGRKKNLRLMIAQEGIGPDSLQEMRSVIGGVLVQDRDRTLGQVREFRVVTKRQPTAEEWSAMLFGWKVCKHVKSNAIVYCRGEQTLGVGAGQMARVDSSRIAVWKAGEAGLDLTGSVVVSEALFPFADGLIAAAAAGATAAIQPGGSVRDEEVIKAADERGMTMVFTGIRHFKH
- a CDS encoding M48 family metallopeptidase; this encodes MKRFLPLLAAALFALAGCYTNPVTGRQSLVLVQPSQELALGAQSFQAIRQQEKVSTDAKMNERVKRVGERIAAAVGSEMPNAQWEFVVFDSPEVNAFALPGGKVGVYSGLLKLATTDDELAIVMGHEIGHVVARHGAERMSEQMVIDGLGALGDAYAQNHYSPQTVQLFETAYGGATTVGRVLPHSRANESEADHMGVVFAAQAGYDPRAAITFWKKMSELKTTKPGLLDKFLSTHPADAQRIADLQALMPQVVPIYEAKRKNT
- a CDS encoding dipeptidase, which codes for MFDPIEKLKEFIRHQSISADSTAKAGMQGAQQFVADLLKSFGFAVESVTTALHPIIFAQRGGDPSWPHVVIYGHYDVQPADPLALWKTPAFEPTIIGNRIYGRGAADNKGPLMTNIAAVAQLLEQHPNLPLRITFLIEGEEEMGSPSFPKFLETYADKLREADFVFLSDTALPNEQQVVITAGLRGLALFDVHLTGAKGDLHSGLHGGVLRNPIQALAEILATLHTPEGRVNVPGFYDDVLDVEPWERDELKKLGADEKAYADFLGIDTFYTTPGFSPFESVRFQPTLEFNGIGGGYQGEGTKTVIPSKAFAKISCRLVPNQEPDKIKKLVMDAIRARTPKGIKLEFVDQHKGDPYVVVPPGRSNTPVDQSPVLAKAFRATDAAVTTVWGRPPLYLREGGSVPIIADIKHTTGLDSVMFGLFLPEDNLHAPNESFNLDVMRKGIETTRRILASVAGVTA
- a CDS encoding OmpA family protein, giving the protein MNIASKKLILVIAGLAVGLAGCAKKPKRPDPSSTVLGQSAGGSINPMDVATTSDVGSQLEAREPGFDLKGQLRGKLESVYFSLDKSAIAPAERPKLQAAADYLKDHPDQRLLLEGHCDWRGTAEYNLGLGDRRAAAARKYLVTLGVDEKRLETLSKGSEDAAKNADEGTMAKDRRVELVILQK
- a CDS encoding response regulator, whose protein sequence is MNRLFIVEDQTAIREMLVEILRSDPNYQLVGESGDGQQALSVIQEIKPDLLVLDAKLPGLNGVDLLRRIAKKLPDMRVLVFSGHENPVLVRDMLEAGAHGFVEKTAGLFEFKKGLETVSQGGTYFGPAVAALLRSAVANPTRNSAAALTDREREVLKLVAESHSTKEIAAKLNISAKTVDNHRTNLMRKLDLHDVASLTRYALEIGMIEPRQSL